In one Mesorhizobium australicum genomic region, the following are encoded:
- the purB gene encoding adenylosuccinate lyase: MIPRYSRPEMVAIWSPETRFRIWFEIEAHACDALAEIGVIPKEAARNIWEKGGAATFDVARIDEIERVTKHDVIAFLTHLAEFIGPDSRFVHQGMTSSDVLDTCLAVQLKRAADILIADVDALLAALKTRAFEHRDTVTIGRSHGIHAEPTTFGVKLAQAYAEFSRCRERLFAAREEIATCAISGAVGTFANIDPRVEEHVAEKLGLKPEPVSTQVIPRDRHAMFFATLGVVASSVERLATEIRHLQRTEVLEAEEYFSPGQKGSSAMPHKRNPVLTENLTGLARLVRGMVTPALENVALWHERDISHSSVERMIGPDATITLDFALARLTGVIEKLVVYPANMLKNLNKFSGLVHSQRVLLALTQAGVSREDAYRLVQRNAMKVWEEGKDFLTELLADEEVMAALSEEELREKFDLGYHTKHVDTIFSRVFGSA; this comes from the coding sequence ATGATCCCCCGCTATTCGCGACCGGAAATGGTCGCCATCTGGTCGCCCGAGACCCGTTTCCGCATCTGGTTCGAGATCGAGGCACATGCCTGCGACGCTCTTGCCGAGATCGGCGTCATTCCGAAGGAAGCTGCCAGGAATATCTGGGAAAAGGGCGGCGCAGCGACCTTCGACGTCGCCCGCATCGACGAAATCGAGCGCGTCACCAAGCATGACGTGATCGCCTTTCTCACCCATCTCGCCGAGTTCATCGGCCCGGATTCGCGTTTCGTCCACCAGGGCATGACCTCGTCCGACGTGCTCGACACCTGCCTCGCCGTGCAGCTGAAGCGCGCGGCCGACATCCTGATCGCCGATGTCGACGCGCTGCTTGCCGCGCTGAAGACCCGCGCCTTCGAGCACAGGGACACGGTCACCATTGGCCGTTCGCACGGCATCCACGCCGAGCCAACCACCTTCGGAGTCAAGCTGGCACAGGCCTATGCGGAGTTCTCGCGCTGCCGCGAACGCCTCTTCGCCGCGCGCGAAGAAATAGCCACCTGCGCCATATCGGGCGCCGTCGGCACCTTCGCCAACATCGACCCACGCGTCGAGGAACATGTCGCCGAAAAGCTCGGCCTGAAGCCGGAGCCGGTCTCGACCCAGGTCATTCCGCGCGACAGGCATGCGATGTTCTTCGCCACGCTCGGCGTCGTCGCATCCTCGGTCGAGCGACTTGCCACAGAGATCCGCCACCTTCAGCGCACCGAGGTTCTGGAAGCGGAGGAGTATTTCTCGCCCGGCCAGAAGGGGTCGTCGGCGATGCCGCACAAGCGTAACCCGGTGCTGACTGAAAATCTCACCGGTCTCGCCCGCCTCGTGCGCGGCATGGTCACGCCGGCGCTGGAGAATGTCGCGCTCTGGCACGAGCGCGATATCTCCCATTCCTCGGTCGAGCGCATGATCGGTCCGGACGCGACAATCACGCTCGATTTCGCGCTGGCCCGGCTCACCGGCGTCATCGAGAAGCTGGTCGTCTATCCCGCCAACATGCTGAAGAACCTCAACAAGTTCTCCGGCTTGGTACATTCGCAGCGCGTTCTGCTCGCCCTCACCCAGGCCGGAGTCTCCCGCGAGGACGCCTATCGTCTCGTCCAGCGCAACGCGATGAAGGTCTGGGAGGAAGGTAAGGACTTCCTTACCGAACTGCTCGCCGACGAAGAGGTGATGGCCGCGTTGTCCGAGGAGGAGCTGCGCGAGAAGTTCGACCTCGGCTACCACACCAAGCACGTCGACACGATCTTCAGCCGGGTGTTCGGCTCCGCCTGA
- a CDS encoding VOC family protein produces MSDLPFAADAPTHIGRIGIVARDAAAMSQYYQQVVGLRELANSGGHITLGAGDRPLMEIEQSSAVRPDDPRSAGLYHTAFLLPSRQDLGRWIRHAIENRFRIDGAADHLVSEALYLTDPEGNGIEIYADRPAEGWNWEGRSVRMATDPLDAEGILASATGAPAWDGAPGNSIIGHVHLRVGDARAAEGFWNKDVGFDTVLNYGGQAVFLSTGGYHHHIGANSWQSRGAGARDKDRTGLQWVELLSRGPVSERNLVDPWGTEIHVRAA; encoded by the coding sequence ATGTCAGACCTTCCCTTCGCCGCCGACGCGCCGACCCATATCGGCCGCATCGGCATCGTTGCGCGCGATGCGGCCGCGATGTCGCAGTACTACCAGCAGGTCGTCGGCCTGAGGGAGCTTGCCAACAGCGGCGGACACATCACGCTTGGAGCCGGCGACCGCCCGTTGATGGAGATCGAGCAATCGAGCGCGGTGCGTCCCGACGATCCGCGGTCGGCTGGCCTCTACCACACGGCCTTCCTGCTGCCGTCGCGCCAGGATCTTGGCAGGTGGATTCGCCATGCGATCGAGAACCGCTTCCGGATCGACGGCGCGGCCGACCATCTGGTTTCGGAAGCGCTCTACCTTACCGATCCGGAGGGCAACGGCATCGAGATTTATGCCGACCGTCCGGCCGAGGGCTGGAACTGGGAAGGTCGATCCGTTCGCATGGCCACCGATCCGCTGGACGCTGAAGGGATTCTCGCCTCCGCGACAGGCGCGCCGGCCTGGGACGGAGCGCCCGGCAACAGCATCATCGGCCATGTACACCTGCGCGTGGGCGACGCGCGCGCTGCGGAAGGCTTCTGGAACAAGGATGTCGGCTTCGACACGGTGCTGAACTATGGCGGGCAGGCGGTGTTCCTGTCCACGGGCGGCTACCATCACCATATCGGCGCGAATTCCTGGCAGAGCCGGGGCGCCGGGGCGCGCGACAAGGATCGCACCGGACTGCAGTGGGTCGAACTGCTGAGCAGGGGACCCGTCTCGGAGCGCAACCTCGTCGATCCGTGGGGCACCGAGATCCACGTTCGCGCGGCCTGA
- a CDS encoding RBBP9/YdeN family alpha/beta hydrolase translates to MKAKDADIIIVPGLGGSGPMHWQTRWQKRLSTAKRVHQKDWDAPAREAWASNVADVVNAAERPVVLIAHSLGIASVINALDLMTKRPHGAFLVAPPDLDDPEIGSPQLLGFGPYPRTRLPFPSMLIGSRNDPYCKPEIAEELANAWGSLFLDAGEAGHLNTEAGYGPWPEGSMAFAQFLSNLPDQV, encoded by the coding sequence ATGAAAGCCAAAGACGCAGACATCATCATCGTTCCCGGCCTGGGCGGCTCGGGGCCCATGCATTGGCAGACCCGCTGGCAAAAGCGCCTGTCGACGGCGAAGCGCGTGCACCAGAAGGACTGGGACGCGCCTGCGCGGGAGGCCTGGGCCAGCAACGTCGCCGACGTGGTCAATGCCGCCGAACGGCCTGTCGTACTGATCGCGCATTCGCTCGGTATTGCCAGCGTAATCAACGCCCTTGACCTTATGACCAAGCGGCCGCACGGCGCCTTCCTCGTCGCCCCTCCGGATCTCGATGATCCGGAGATCGGCTCGCCGCAGCTCCTCGGCTTCGGACCCTATCCGCGCACGCGCCTTCCGTTCCCGTCGATGCTGATCGGCAGCCGGAACGACCCGTACTGCAAGCCGGAGATCGCGGAAGAGCTGGCAAACGCCTGGGGCTCGCTCTTTCTCGACGCCGGCGAAGCCGGGCACCTGAACACCGAGGCCGGCTATGGCCCCTGGCCCGAGGGCTCGATGGCCTTCGCGCAGTTCCTGTCGAATCTGCCCGACCAGGTCTAG
- a CDS encoding HpcH/HpaI aldolase family protein: MTLADRLNSGTVSFTAWSGIPDTLTVESVSRLGFEVVTLDMQHGAHHEDSVARCVPAITGPGKHPVIRIPVGRFDMASRALDLGAEAVIAPMINSVEDARRFAAAMKYPPVGERSWGPTFGFPRSSVKDHAEWLATQNSRTISFAMIETRAAYGLLDEILDVAGIDGIFVGPSDFSIAWTSGAALNPNLEDMMGAIADIGTRARKAGKFAAIFATDPKICGRYASMGYQMIAMGNEQTYMRVGAENLIAAARAAIS; this comes from the coding sequence ATGACCCTCGCCGACCGCCTCAATTCCGGAACCGTCTCGTTTACCGCCTGGTCTGGCATTCCGGACACGCTCACTGTCGAAAGCGTCTCGCGGCTCGGCTTCGAGGTCGTCACGCTCGACATGCAGCACGGCGCGCATCACGAAGACAGCGTCGCCCGCTGCGTGCCGGCGATCACTGGTCCTGGCAAGCATCCCGTCATCCGCATCCCCGTCGGCCGCTTCGACATGGCGAGCCGGGCGCTCGATCTCGGCGCGGAGGCGGTGATCGCGCCGATGATCAACTCGGTCGAGGATGCCCGCCGCTTTGCCGCAGCGATGAAGTATCCGCCGGTCGGCGAGCGCTCCTGGGGGCCGACCTTCGGCTTTCCGCGTTCAAGCGTGAAGGACCACGCCGAATGGCTGGCGACGCAGAACTCACGCACGATCTCGTTTGCGATGATCGAGACGCGTGCCGCCTACGGGCTGCTCGACGAGATCCTCGACGTTGCGGGCATAGACGGCATCTTCGTTGGTCCGTCCGATTTCTCGATCGCATGGACAAGCGGGGCCGCGCTCAATCCCAATCTGGAAGACATGATGGGCGCGATCGCCGACATCGGCACGCGGGCGCGAAAGGCCGGCAAGTTCGCCGCGATCTTCGCGACAGATCCGAAGATCTGCGGCCGCTATGCCTCGATGGGCTACCAGATGATCGCCATGGGCAACGAGCAGACCTACATGCGTGTTGGCGCGGAGAACCTGATCGCCGCCGCGCGGGCGGCGATCAGCTAG
- a CDS encoding DUF1476 domain-containing protein, whose amino-acid sequence MTSMKDREEGFEKKFAHDEELKFKATARRNKLLGAWAAEKLGKSGADAEAYAKEVVVADFEEAGDEDVFRKLRGDFDKAGVAVSDHQIRHAMAELLETAAKQIAGA is encoded by the coding sequence ATGACCAGCATGAAGGACCGGGAAGAGGGCTTCGAGAAGAAGTTCGCCCATGACGAGGAGCTTAAGTTCAAGGCGACCGCGCGTCGTAACAAGCTTCTAGGCGCGTGGGCGGCCGAGAAGCTCGGCAAGTCGGGCGCGGACGCGGAGGCCTACGCCAAGGAGGTCGTGGTGGCCGACTTCGAGGAAGCCGGCGACGAGGACGTGTTCCGCAAGCTTCGGGGCGACTTCGACAAGGCCGGCGTGGCCGTGTCCGACCACCAGATCCGCCACGCGATGGCGGAACTGCTCGAGACCGCCGCGAAGCAGATCGCCGGCGCCTGA
- the purC gene encoding phosphoribosylaminoimidazolesuccinocarboxamide synthase: MNRRRRIYEGKAKILYEGPEPGTLIQFFKDDATAFNKKKHEVVDGKGVLNNRISEHIFTHLNRMGIPTHFIRRLNMREQLIKEVEIIPLEVVVRNIAAGSLAKRLGIEEGTVLPRSIIEFYYKADALDDPMVSEEHITAFGWASPQEIDDIMALAIRVNDFLSGLFLGVGIQLVDFKIECGRLYEGDMMRIVVADEISPDSCRLWDVATQDKLDKDRFRRDMGGLVEAYQEVARRLGIMNENEPPRPAGPVLVASTDTPKGTKH; encoded by the coding sequence ATGAATCGTCGCCGACGCATCTACGAAGGCAAGGCCAAGATCCTCTATGAAGGGCCTGAGCCGGGCACGCTCATCCAGTTCTTCAAGGACGACGCCACCGCCTTCAACAAGAAGAAGCACGAGGTGGTCGACGGCAAGGGTGTGCTCAACAACCGCATCTCCGAGCACATCTTCACCCATCTGAACCGGATGGGCATCCCAACCCACTTCATTCGCCGCCTCAACATGCGCGAGCAGCTGATCAAGGAAGTCGAGATCATTCCGCTCGAAGTCGTGGTGCGCAACATCGCGGCCGGGTCGCTCGCCAAGCGCCTCGGCATCGAGGAAGGCACCGTCCTGCCGCGCTCGATCATCGAGTTCTACTACAAGGCCGACGCGCTCGACGACCCGATGGTCTCCGAAGAGCACATCACAGCCTTCGGATGGGCCTCCCCGCAGGAGATCGACGACATCATGGCGCTCGCCATCCGTGTCAACGACTTCCTGTCCGGCCTCTTCCTCGGCGTCGGCATCCAGCTCGTCGACTTCAAGATCGAATGCGGCCGCCTCTACGAGGGCGACATGATGCGCATCGTCGTCGCCGACGAGATCTCGCCGGACTCGTGCCGCCTGTGGGACGTCGCCACCCAGGACAAGCTCGACAAGGACCGTTTCCGCCGCGACATGGGCGGTCTGGTCGAGGCCTATCAGGAAGTGGCCCGCCGCCTCGGCATCATGAACGAGAACGAGCCGCCGCGTCCCGCCGGACCGGTGCTCGTCGCCTCGACCGACACGCCCAAGGGCACCAAACACTGA
- the purS gene encoding phosphoribosylformylglycinamidine synthase subunit PurS: protein MIKARVTVTLKNGVLDPQGKAIEGALGTLGFGGVGHVRQGKVFDIELDGSDKAKAEADLKAMCEKLLANTVIENYAISLT, encoded by the coding sequence GTGATCAAGGCTCGCGTGACCGTCACCCTCAAGAACGGCGTGCTCGACCCGCAAGGCAAGGCGATCGAGGGTGCGCTCGGCACCCTCGGCTTCGGCGGCGTCGGCCATGTCCGGCAGGGCAAGGTGTTCGACATCGAGCTGGACGGCTCGGACAAGGCGAAGGCCGAGGCCGATCTCAAGGCGATGTGCGAGAAGCTGTTGGCCAATACCGTGATTGAGAACTATGCTATTTCGCTAACCTGA
- the purQ gene encoding phosphoribosylformylglycinamidine synthase subunit PurQ, translating to MKSAVVLLPGLNRDRDMIAALTKISGKAPVTAWQTDTDIPDVDLIVIPGGFSYGDYLRCGAIAARMPVMRAVAEKAAKGVTVMGVCNGFQILLETGLLPGALMRNASLKFVCREVKLEIANANTTFTRAYRPGQVIRCPVAHHDGNYFADPETLARIEGNGQVVFRYAEGTNPNGSLNDIAGVMNEAGNVLGLMPHPENLIEAAHGGSDGRALFEGVLGIAA from the coding sequence ATAAAATCCGCCGTCGTCCTGCTCCCCGGCCTCAACCGCGACCGCGACATGATCGCGGCGCTGACCAAGATCTCCGGCAAAGCGCCCGTCACCGCTTGGCAGACCGACACGGACATCCCCGACGTGGACCTGATCGTCATCCCCGGCGGCTTCTCCTACGGCGACTATCTGCGCTGCGGCGCCATCGCGGCGCGCATGCCGGTCATGCGCGCGGTGGCCGAGAAGGCGGCGAAGGGCGTCACGGTCATGGGTGTCTGCAACGGCTTCCAGATCCTGCTCGAAACCGGTCTCCTGCCCGGCGCGCTGATGCGCAATGCCTCGCTGAAGTTCGTCTGCCGCGAGGTGAAGCTCGAGATCGCCAACGCCAACACCACCTTCACCCGCGCCTATCGGCCCGGCCAGGTGATCCGCTGCCCGGTGGCGCACCACGACGGCAACTACTTCGCCGATCCCGAGACGCTCGCCCGCATCGAAGGCAATGGCCAGGTTGTCTTCCGCTATGCCGAAGGCACCAATCCGAACGGCTCGCTTAACGACATCGCCGGCGTGATGAACGAGGCCGGCAACGTGCTCGGCCTCATGCCGCATCCCGAAAACCTGATCGAGGCAGCGCATGGCGGCTCTGACGGCCGCGCCCTCTTCGAGGGCGTGCTCGGGATCGCCGCGTGA
- the purL gene encoding phosphoribosylformylglycinamidine synthase subunit PurL, producing the protein MTIPNSIPITPELVASHGLKPDEYQRILDLIGREPSYTELGIFSAMWNEHCSYKSSKKWLRTLPTKGPRVLVGPGENAGVVDIGDGDVVVFKMESHNHPSYIEPYQGAGTGVGGILRDVFTMGARPIAAMNALRFGAPDHPKTRHLVSGVVAGIGGYGNAFGVPTVGGEVNFDERYNGNCLVNAFAAGLAKADGIFLSQAKGVGLPVVYLGAKTGRDGVGGATMASAEFDDKIEEKRPTVQVGDPFTEKCLLEACLELMASGAVIAIQDMGAAGLTCSAVEMGAKGDLGIRLELDKVPVREERMSAYEMMLSESQERMLMVLRPEKEEEAEAIFRKWGLDFAIVGWTTDDLRFRVIHQGEEVANLPIKELGDEAPEYDRPWIELPKPAPLASTDVPQADIADALLKMLGSADLSSRRWVWEQYDTLIQGNSLQIPGGDAGVVRVEGHPTKALAFSADVTPRYCEADPFEGGKQAIAECWRNLTATGALPLAATDNLNFGNPERPEIMGQLVGAIKGIGEACRALDFPIVSGNVSLYNETNGRGILPTPAIGGVGLIDNWSRMARIRFAGSGERILLLGAPETLGMHLGQSIYLRDIHARKDGPPPPVDLAKERLVGDFVREMIRDGVFTAVHDVSDGGLAVALAEMAIASGIGAEVQLPGGADPIRAWFGEDQSRYVVTVSHADPGLVRDVQDQAAARGVPALWIGETGGTDLKLAGARAVPVADLKAAHEGWFPRFMGD; encoded by the coding sequence ATGACGATCCCGAATTCGATCCCGATCACCCCCGAGCTGGTCGCCTCGCACGGCCTCAAGCCCGATGAATACCAGCGCATCCTCGACCTGATCGGCCGCGAGCCGAGCTATACCGAGCTCGGCATCTTCTCGGCGATGTGGAACGAGCACTGCTCCTACAAGAGCTCGAAGAAATGGCTGCGTACGCTGCCGACCAAGGGACCGCGCGTGCTGGTCGGTCCCGGCGAAAATGCCGGCGTGGTCGACATTGGCGACGGCGATGTAGTGGTCTTCAAGATGGAGAGCCACAACCACCCGTCCTATATCGAGCCCTACCAGGGCGCGGGCACCGGCGTCGGCGGCATCCTGCGCGACGTCTTCACCATGGGCGCGCGCCCGATCGCGGCGATGAATGCGCTGCGCTTCGGCGCGCCGGACCACCCGAAGACCAGGCACCTCGTCTCCGGCGTCGTCGCCGGCATCGGCGGCTACGGCAACGCATTCGGCGTGCCGACCGTCGGCGGCGAGGTCAATTTCGACGAGCGCTACAACGGCAACTGCCTTGTCAACGCCTTCGCCGCTGGCCTCGCCAAGGCGGACGGCATTTTCCTGTCGCAGGCCAAGGGCGTCGGCCTGCCGGTCGTCTACCTCGGTGCCAAGACCGGTCGCGATGGCGTCGGTGGCGCGACCATGGCCTCGGCCGAGTTCGACGACAAGATCGAGGAGAAACGCCCGACCGTGCAGGTCGGCGACCCCTTCACCGAAAAGTGCCTGCTGGAGGCTTGCCTCGAACTGATGGCATCAGGCGCCGTCATCGCCATCCAGGATATGGGTGCGGCCGGCCTCACCTGTTCGGCCGTCGAAATGGGCGCCAAGGGCGACCTCGGCATCAGGCTCGAGCTCGACAAGGTGCCGGTGCGCGAAGAGCGCATGTCGGCCTACGAGATGATGCTCTCCGAAAGCCAGGAGCGCATGCTGATGGTGCTGCGTCCGGAAAAGGAGGAGGAAGCCGAGGCCATCTTCCGCAAGTGGGGCCTCGACTTCGCCATCGTCGGCTGGACGACGGACGACCTCCGATTCCGAGTCATCCACCAGGGCGAGGAAGTCGCCAACCTGCCGATCAAGGAACTCGGCGACGAAGCGCCTGAATACGACCGCCCCTGGATCGAACTGCCGAAGCCCGCCCCGCTCGCCAGCACCGACGTGCCGCAGGCCGACATCGCCGACGCGCTGCTCAAAATGCTCGGCTCCGCCGACCTGTCCTCCCGCCGCTGGGTCTGGGAGCAGTACGACACGCTGATCCAGGGCAACTCCTTGCAGATCCCGGGCGGCGACGCTGGCGTCGTGCGCGTCGAGGGCCATCCGACCAAGGCGCTTGCCTTCTCCGCCGACGTCACGCCGCGCTACTGCGAGGCCGACCCGTTCGAAGGCGGCAAGCAGGCGATCGCCGAATGCTGGCGCAATCTTACCGCGACGGGCGCCCTGCCGCTCGCGGCCACCGATAACCTCAATTTCGGCAATCCCGAGCGCCCCGAGATCATGGGCCAGCTCGTCGGCGCCATCAAAGGCATCGGCGAGGCCTGCCGCGCGCTCGACTTCCCGATCGTCTCCGGCAATGTCTCGCTCTACAACGAGACCAACGGCCGTGGCATCCTGCCCACGCCCGCGATCGGCGGCGTCGGCCTCATCGACAACTGGTCGAGGATGGCCCGGATCCGCTTCGCTGGCTCCGGCGAGCGCATCCTGCTCCTCGGCGCACCCGAGACGCTCGGCATGCATCTCGGCCAGTCGATCTACCTGCGCGACATCCACGCCCGCAAGGACGGCCCGCCGCCGCCGGTCGACCTGGCGAAGGAGCGCCTCGTCGGCGACTTCGTGCGCGAGATGATCCGCGACGGCGTCTTCACGGCCGTGCATGACGTGTCCGACGGCGGCCTCGCCGTGGCGCTTGCCGAGATGGCGATCGCCTCCGGCATCGGCGCAGAGGTGCAATTGCCTGGTGGCGCTGACCCGATCCGCGCCTGGTTCGGCGAAGACCAGAGCCGCTACGTCGTCACCGTCTCCCATGCCGATCCGGGCCTCGTGCGCGACGTGCAGGACCAGGCGGCCGCCCGCGGCGTGCCGGCCCTCTGGATCGGCGAGACCGGGGGCACGGACCTGAAGCTCGCAGGCGCCCGCGCCGTTCCCGTCGCCGACCTCAAGGCGGCGCACGAAGGCTGGTTCCCGCGCTTCATGGGCGACTGA
- a CDS encoding BolA/IbaG family iron-sulfur metabolism protein, which yields MAMDAHEIERLIKEGIPDAKVSIRDLAGDGDHYAAEVVSASFKGKTRVQQHQMVYKALQGNMGGVLHALALQTSAPE from the coding sequence GTGGCGATGGATGCGCACGAGATCGAACGCCTGATCAAGGAAGGCATTCCCGACGCGAAGGTGTCGATCCGCGATCTTGCCGGCGACGGGGACCACTACGCCGCCGAAGTCGTCTCCGCGAGCTTTAAAGGCAAGACCCGCGTCCAGCAGCACCAGATGGTCTACAAGGCCCTGCAGGGCAACATGGGCGGCGTCCTGCACGCACTCGCACTCCAGACCAGTGCGCCGGAGTGA
- a CDS encoding sugar transferase: MDLAFQFLIGILGVLVAVLVATFSRVLADDAKAWLPLLTSRLVERAASRLPVNSRDRYREEWSSHVNDTPGDFSKFVVALGLIRGASKIAASDPIEGNADRPSFAERAIALCWFVLVAPLLLGSAIAIKAESAGPVFVSRVRISESGKKTRTLRFRTKEHAGPKRGSETRIGRFLGRAGIAELPILYSVFLGQEKLPRNWWKKYIGSGR; the protein is encoded by the coding sequence GTGGACCTAGCCTTTCAGTTCTTGATTGGTATTTTGGGTGTCCTTGTTGCGGTATTGGTTGCAACATTTTCGCGCGTCTTGGCAGATGACGCAAAGGCTTGGCTGCCGTTGTTGACTAGTCGCCTCGTTGAGCGGGCTGCGTCAAGACTACCGGTCAACAGTCGGGATCGCTATCGAGAAGAATGGTCGAGCCACGTCAACGATACGCCTGGCGATTTCAGTAAATTTGTCGTTGCTTTGGGTCTTATTAGGGGGGCGTCGAAGATTGCCGCATCAGACCCGATCGAAGGGAATGCAGATAGACCTAGCTTTGCGGAGAGAGCTATCGCACTTTGCTGGTTTGTTTTGGTCGCGCCGCTCTTACTAGGGAGCGCCATCGCGATAAAGGCTGAAAGCGCGGGCCCCGTTTTTGTAAGCCGAGTACGCATTTCAGAGTCTGGAAAGAAAACGAGAACCTTGAGATTTCGGACGAAAGAGCACGCTGGGCCCAAGCGCGGTTCGGAAACGCGCATTGGCCGATTTCTAGGACGCGCTGGCATTGCAGAATTGCCTATCCTCTATTCAGTGTTCTTGGGCCAAGAGAAGCTTCCCCGTAATTGGTGGAAAAAATATATCGGGTCCGGCAGATAG
- a CDS encoding helix-turn-helix transcriptional regulator, which produces MDSPDPRMSAQTLKVLVELLSAPRRELSGSEVSASTKIASGTLYPILFRLEKAGWLESRWESEEPVSLGRPRRRYYKVTALGAVKARNLLADIHPAMGRLAWT; this is translated from the coding sequence ATGGACTCTCCTGACCCCCGCATGTCGGCTCAGACTCTGAAAGTTCTGGTGGAGCTTCTCTCTGCGCCGAGAAGGGAGCTTTCTGGATCGGAGGTTAGCGCGTCGACCAAGATCGCCTCTGGCACTCTCTACCCAATACTGTTTCGCCTTGAGAAGGCGGGATGGTTGGAGAGCCGCTGGGAATCAGAGGAACCAGTGTCACTTGGGCGACCTCGTCGTCGCTACTATAAAGTCACCGCGCTCGGGGCCGTGAAAGCCCGCAATTTGCTTGCCGATATACATCCTGCGATGGGGAGGCTGGCGTGGACCTAG